A single region of the Chitinophaga niabensis genome encodes:
- a CDS encoding error-prone DNA polymerase produces the protein MSYTELQITSNFSFLRGASHPEELVLQAVEYGYDAIAITDRNSFAGIVRGHAAAKENGIRIIPACRLDLLDGPSLLAYPTDQPAYSRLSTLLTIGNLRAEKGECYLYRKDVYAHSKGMKFIVVPPATLNAQFDFDDDFKYALQEYYEAIGNHLYLGANRSYDGDDQKKIYRLSRLGEKMNIPMVATNDVYYHVPSRRELQDVLTCVREKCTIHNAGYLLHSNAERYLKPIDEMRRLFMRYPDAIRRSQEIAEMCQFSLDSLKYIYPEELTSEGRTPQEELTYLAWQGAKEHFGDEVPEKISTAIHYELAFIEEKNYASYFLTVHDIVRFARQQNILCQGRGSAANSTICFCLGITAVNPTKFDLLFERFISSARNEPPDIDVDFEHERREEVIQYIYEKYGRDRAAIVATVTQQRHKGSIRDVGKAMGLSVDIIERLSGAWHFTDEGLDEPRIVEQGLDPTDPHLRKVLELSEQMLGFPRQLGQHTGGFVITRGKLTDLCPIMNARMENRTSIEWNKDDIDVLGFLKIDVLALGMLTCIRKAFDLAKQHYGLNLTLANIPQDDPRVYEMISHADTLGVFQIESRAQMSMLPRLRPKNFYDLVIEVAIVRPGPIQGDMVHPYLKRRNGEEVVTYPSKELEEILNRTLGVPLFQEQAMKIAIVAAGFTPAEADELRRSMATFKAHGQVTKFQKKLVDGMVAKGYEEAFARRVFRQLEGFGSYGFPESHAASFALLVYISSWLKCFYPDVFAAALLNSMPMGFYQPAQIVIDARKHGVTVMPVDVNCSMWDNTLEEHSRALRLGFRQVNGLKDEDMQVLIAHRGTGYTSVTALREAGVSETALEKLADADAFRSMALDRRQALWEVTALHDRPVEMFAGQSVKEVQVSLPFMTDAEHVIQDYAATTLSLKAHPVSFVREKLKLLHVLTTQETSEVKDGTIVKVAGLVLVRQRPGTASGVCFITIEDETSFSNLVVFEALFEKYRKEILQSRLLMVEGKVQREGEVVHVIVQQCFNLTKLLRGLTIPENDEQPVIKDVFYKGRNFK, from the coding sequence ATGAGTTATACAGAATTACAGATCACCAGCAATTTCAGTTTTCTACGGGGCGCATCGCATCCTGAAGAACTGGTATTACAGGCAGTGGAGTATGGTTATGATGCGATCGCTATTACCGACCGTAACAGTTTTGCCGGCATCGTGCGCGGGCATGCTGCTGCAAAAGAAAACGGCATCCGCATCATTCCTGCATGCAGGCTGGACCTATTAGATGGCCCCAGCCTTTTAGCTTATCCCACAGATCAACCTGCATATAGCAGGCTTTCCACATTGCTCACAATTGGTAATCTTCGTGCAGAAAAAGGTGAGTGCTATTTATACAGGAAGGATGTATATGCGCACAGCAAGGGAATGAAATTCATTGTAGTGCCACCAGCCACGCTCAATGCGCAGTTTGACTTTGATGATGATTTTAAATATGCCTTGCAGGAGTATTATGAAGCAATAGGTAACCACCTGTATTTAGGGGCAAACAGATCGTATGACGGAGATGATCAGAAAAAAATATACCGGCTTTCCCGCCTTGGAGAGAAGATGAACATTCCGATGGTAGCCACGAACGATGTGTACTATCATGTTCCATCCCGGCGCGAATTGCAGGATGTGCTCACCTGTGTACGGGAAAAATGTACGATCCATAATGCAGGATACCTGTTGCACAGCAATGCGGAGCGATACCTGAAACCGATAGATGAGATGCGGCGTTTGTTCATGAGATATCCTGATGCTATCCGCCGTAGCCAGGAGATTGCGGAGATGTGCCAGTTTTCGCTGGATAGCCTTAAGTATATATACCCGGAAGAGCTTACATCTGAAGGCCGAACGCCACAGGAGGAACTTACCTACCTTGCCTGGCAGGGCGCAAAGGAGCATTTCGGAGATGAGGTCCCGGAGAAAATTTCTACCGCTATCCATTATGAGTTGGCGTTCATAGAGGAGAAGAACTATGCTTCTTATTTCCTGACAGTGCATGATATTGTAAGATTTGCCCGGCAGCAGAATATCCTGTGCCAGGGCCGTGGTTCTGCCGCAAACTCTACCATTTGTTTTTGTCTTGGTATTACTGCCGTTAACCCAACAAAATTTGATCTGCTGTTTGAACGGTTTATATCATCCGCCAGGAATGAACCACCGGATATTGATGTGGACTTTGAACATGAGCGGCGCGAAGAAGTGATCCAGTATATTTATGAGAAGTATGGCCGCGATCGTGCAGCTATTGTTGCTACCGTTACGCAGCAACGCCATAAAGGCTCCATCAGGGATGTGGGGAAAGCGATGGGTTTATCCGTAGATATTATAGAACGTTTAAGCGGCGCATGGCATTTTACGGATGAGGGCTTGGATGAACCACGTATCGTAGAGCAGGGGCTGGACCCTACTGATCCGCATCTGCGCAAAGTGCTGGAACTATCAGAACAAATGCTGGGTTTCCCAAGACAGTTGGGGCAGCATACCGGTGGCTTTGTGATCACAAGAGGAAAACTTACTGACCTGTGCCCGATCATGAATGCTCGTATGGAAAACAGAACGAGTATAGAATGGAATAAGGATGATATTGATGTACTTGGATTTTTGAAAATAGATGTACTGGCATTGGGTATGTTAACCTGCATCCGAAAAGCGTTTGATCTGGCAAAGCAGCATTATGGCCTGAACCTTACGCTGGCCAATATTCCACAGGATGACCCCAGGGTGTACGAGATGATCAGTCATGCTGATACACTTGGTGTATTCCAGATCGAGAGCAGGGCGCAGATGTCTATGCTTCCCCGGTTACGTCCTAAAAATTTTTATGACCTGGTGATAGAAGTGGCCATTGTACGACCGGGACCTATTCAGGGAGATATGGTACATCCTTACCTGAAGCGGCGTAATGGAGAAGAAGTTGTTACTTATCCTTCCAAGGAATTGGAAGAGATCCTTAACCGGACATTAGGGGTACCATTATTCCAGGAACAGGCGATGAAGATTGCCATCGTGGCTGCAGGGTTCACGCCGGCAGAAGCAGATGAATTGCGGCGAAGCATGGCTACATTCAAAGCACATGGCCAGGTAACTAAGTTTCAGAAAAAATTAGTGGACGGCATGGTGGCAAAAGGATATGAGGAAGCCTTTGCACGCCGCGTTTTCCGTCAATTGGAAGGCTTTGGTAGTTACGGTTTCCCGGAAAGCCATGCTGCCAGTTTTGCGTTGCTGGTATATATCAGCTCCTGGCTTAAATGTTTTTATCCTGATGTATTTGCCGCAGCATTATTGAACAGTATGCCCATGGGCTTTTATCAACCGGCGCAGATTGTGATAGATGCGCGTAAACATGGCGTAACCGTAATGCCGGTAGATGTGAACTGTTCCATGTGGGATAATACGCTGGAAGAACATTCCCGTGCCTTACGCCTTGGATTCCGGCAGGTGAACGGACTGAAAGATGAAGATATGCAGGTGCTGATAGCACATCGCGGAACAGGATATACAAGTGTGACTGCATTACGGGAAGCCGGTGTATCAGAAACAGCGCTGGAAAAACTGGCGGATGCAGATGCCTTTCGTTCGATGGCGCTGGATCGCAGACAGGCATTATGGGAAGTGACGGCTTTGCACGACAGGCCGGTTGAGATGTTTGCAGGGCAATCAGTTAAAGAGGTGCAGGTTTCCCTGCCATTCATGACAGATGCAGAGCATGTGATCCAGGATTATGCGGCCACCACTTTATCCCTGAAAGCTCATCCTGTAAGTTTTGTGCGTGAGAAATTAAAGTTGCTGCATGTATTGACCACCCAGGAAACGAGTGAAGTAAAAGACGGTACCATTGTAAAAGTAGCCGGATTGGTGCTGGTGCGGCAAAGGCCGGGAACAGCCAGCGGAGTATGTTTTATTACGATTGAAGATGAAACCAGTTTTTCTAACCTGGTAGTATTTGAGGCATTGTTTGAGAAGTACCGCAAAGAGATCCTGCAATCCAGGCTGCTGATGGTAGAAGGCAAAGTGCAGCGGGAAGGAGAGGTGGTGCATGTGATCGTTCAGCAATGTTTCAATCTTACGAAACTATTGCGCGGGCTTACCATTCCGGAGAACGACGAGCAGCCGGTGATCAAAGATGTGTTCTATAAGGGAAGGAATTTTAAATAA